CTTTATATCCCAATAATTTTAATTGTTTTCTCGCCTCAGAAGCCGTCAGTCGAGTATCAGCAATGGGGTTATTAAATGTTGGATTTTGTTGTGCGTATGACTCGGCTATTTTTCTTAAAGACTCGGCAGCTTCGGGTTGTTTCTCTTCCCATTTTTTCGCTCCACTATGAGTTGACTGTCGCCCAACACATATTATTCCGCTTCTTTGTTCTTCTAATCCCCATTGGACTGCTCGGGAGCCCCCAACCCAAGATTTTTTCCGTTTTTCTGGCATTCCCTTCAAAATACTTTTGACAAATCCTCCCTTGAAAGGCTCGCCGAGAAGCTCCCGTCATCTTTTTAGCTGCAAAACGTAAGTCTTCGATTTGAGAGGGGGTTAAGGCTGTATCTTCTGGCATAGACACCATTTTTTTCTTTCCTACTCGCCATTTCCCCTATTTTAATCTATCAGGTATCTTCTTGAGCAGAAATCACCTTAGTACACCTTTTCCGTCTATAGGACCAAGTAATATTCGTGAAAATAGTGTGGATGAGCCACTGATAGAAGCAATTAGCTCCAATTTTCTGGCATTAGCTGAAACCACATCTAATACGAACGATGGTCAATATACGCCACTGGGTGTTTGGATAGCAAACTGGAGTGATTTATTTCCCTGGTTATCAATAGCTTCATTGAATAGCATTGATTCTACACAGGAATCTGAGGATTTGCTACGATTTCGCACTGTTATTCAAGACTTTGATGCTTTGCGTAAAATATATTACTACGCCCATGATGTAGGTTTGAAGGTTGGCGATCTCGATTTTTTAAGTATTGCTGATTCATTCTCATCACAGATGGCTAAACTGGCAGAAAGCACAACATTCTCCATGAAAGAATTGAAGAATGCGATTGCTCGCCTTAGTGATAACGCAAGAGCTATTTATAAGAAATGGGTCGAGGTAGGTTTTCTTCGAGATTGCGAATTGGGTCTTGGCTTTGTTTATGATAATGATTGGACTCTGAGTATTACTTTGTTAGATGACCCTCACGACATTTTTTTGCTTTTTTGGAGAAAATTGACTTCGACCCATTGAGCAAAAATTACTCTGCTTTTGCAGTATCAACGAAGTGT
This Microcystis wesenbergii NRERC-220 DNA region includes the following protein-coding sequences:
- a CDS encoding transposase is translated as MPEKRKKSWVGGSRAVQWGLEEQRSGIICVGRQSTHSGAKKWEEKQPEAAESLRKIAESYAQQNPTFNNPIADTRLTASEARKQLKLLGYKESQIPCLSTRAVVLNRMGYRLRKVVKAQPKKKSQKPMLSS